The Streptomyces sp. NBC_01775 genome includes a region encoding these proteins:
- the msrB gene encoding peptide-methionine (R)-S-oxide reductase MsrB: MAYEIDKPEEQWRAELSPEEYQVLREGGTERAFTGEYTDTETTGAYACRACGAELFRSDTKFASHCGWPSFYDPARSEAVELLTDRSMGMIRTEVRCARCGSHLGHVFEGEGYATPTDQRYCINSVSLKLVSDGD; this comes from the coding sequence ATGGCATACGAGATCGACAAGCCCGAGGAGCAGTGGCGCGCGGAGCTGAGCCCGGAGGAATACCAGGTGCTGCGCGAGGGCGGCACCGAGCGCGCCTTCACCGGCGAGTACACGGACACGGAGACCACGGGCGCCTACGCGTGCCGGGCCTGCGGCGCCGAGCTGTTCCGCTCCGACACCAAGTTCGCCTCCCACTGCGGCTGGCCCAGCTTCTACGACCCGGCCCGGTCCGAGGCCGTCGAGCTGCTGACGGACCGGTCGATGGGCATGATCCGCACAGAGGTACGCTGCGCCCGCTGCGGCTCCCACCTCGGCCACGTCTTCGAGGGCGAGGGCTACGCCACACCCACGGACCAGCGGTACTGCATCAACTCGGTCTCCCTGAAGCTGGTTTCAGACGGAGATTAG
- the murC gene encoding UDP-N-acetylmuramate--L-alanine ligase: MTAAATPALPPAMERPHFIGIGGAGMSGIAKILARRGATVAGSDARESATAVALRDLGVTVHIGHQAAHLAPDATAVVVSSAIREDNPEIVEAGRRGLPVVHRSDALAGLMDGLRPLAVAGTHGKTTTTSMLAVSLGSMGLDPSYAIGGDLDGPGSNAHQGTGEIFVAEADESDRSFHKYAPEVAVVLNVELDHHANYASMEEIYESFEIFAGRIADGGTLVISADHEGARELARRVRDAAGTRALSVRTYGEADDADVRVLKITPKGLTSEVTVLLDGQELTFGVSVPGRHYALNAVAALTAGAALGVPADGLAGAIASYTGVKRRLQLKGEARGVQVIDSYAHHPTEMAADLEAIRGGAAGGRVLVLFQPHLFSRTQELGKEMGQALALADGSVVLPVYPAREDPIPGVTSALITEAARAAGAAVSAAGAPDEAVEAVVGMAGPGDLVLTMGAGDVTELGPRILGRLAE, translated from the coding sequence ATGACCGCCGCCGCCACCCCCGCCCTGCCGCCCGCCATGGAACGGCCGCACTTCATCGGGATCGGCGGAGCGGGGATGTCGGGGATCGCGAAGATCCTGGCGCGGCGCGGGGCGACGGTCGCGGGCAGCGACGCGCGGGAGTCGGCGACGGCCGTGGCGCTGCGCGACCTGGGCGTCACCGTCCACATCGGCCACCAAGCCGCGCACCTCGCCCCCGACGCCACCGCCGTCGTCGTCTCCAGCGCCATCCGGGAGGACAACCCGGAGATCGTCGAGGCGGGGCGGCGCGGCCTGCCCGTGGTGCACCGCTCGGACGCGCTCGCCGGGCTGATGGACGGCCTCCGGCCGCTGGCCGTTGCCGGGACGCACGGCAAGACGACGACCACCTCCATGCTCGCGGTCAGCCTCGGGTCCATGGGCCTGGACCCCTCGTACGCCATCGGCGGCGACCTGGACGGCCCCGGCTCCAACGCCCACCAGGGCACGGGCGAGATCTTCGTCGCCGAGGCGGACGAAAGCGACCGCAGCTTCCACAAGTACGCGCCGGAGGTCGCCGTCGTCCTCAACGTCGAGCTGGATCACCACGCCAACTACGCGTCCATGGAAGAGATCTACGAGTCCTTCGAGATCTTCGCCGGGCGCATCGCGGACGGCGGCACCCTGGTGATCTCCGCCGACCACGAGGGCGCCCGCGAGCTGGCCCGCCGGGTGCGGGACGCCGCTGGTACCCGCGCGCTCAGCGTCCGTACGTATGGCGAGGCGGACGACGCCGACGTACGGGTCCTGAAGATCACCCCGAAGGGACTGACCAGCGAGGTCACCGTCCTCCTCGACGGCCAGGAGCTGACCTTCGGCGTGTCCGTGCCCGGCAGGCACTACGCCCTCAACGCCGTCGCGGCGCTCACGGCCGGTGCCGCGCTGGGTGTGCCGGCCGACGGGCTGGCCGGCGCGATCGCCTCGTACACCGGCGTCAAGCGCCGCCTCCAGCTCAAGGGCGAGGCGCGCGGCGTGCAGGTCATCGACTCCTACGCGCACCACCCCACCGAGATGGCCGCCGACCTGGAGGCCATCAGGGGCGGCGCCGCCGGGGGGCGCGTGCTGGTGCTCTTCCAGCCGCACCTCTTCAGCCGCACCCAGGAGCTGGGCAAGGAGATGGGCCAGGCCCTGGCGCTGGCCGACGGCTCCGTCGTGCTGCCCGTCTATCCCGCCCGCGAGGACCCGATCCCGGGCGTGACCAGCGCCCTGATCACCGAGGCCGCACGCGCGGCCGGGGCGGCGGTCAGCGCCGCCGGGGCACCCGATGAGGCCGTCGAGGCGGTCGTGGGAATGGCGGGGCCGGGCGATCTCGTTCTCACCATGGGAGCCGGAGACGTCACCGAGCTGGGGCCGAGGATTCTCGGCAGGCTGGCGGAGTGA
- a CDS encoding indole-3-glycerol phosphate synthase, producing MITTVLMIEKPLVSADVELVTTLHGEETVSFVVLMQPRGDQDLLLRALDDVALGELEDAAREGEEPEGGEALGPAEQALELSLKRLRDAGCEAVGQIIEEHPLDLLTSVAEQTDADEVIVLTAPHLVEEFFHRDWASRARHKVGVPVLKLFAHTD from the coding sequence GTGATCACGACCGTGTTGATGATCGAGAAGCCTCTGGTGTCCGCCGACGTCGAGCTGGTGACGACGCTGCACGGCGAGGAGACCGTCTCCTTCGTCGTGCTCATGCAGCCGCGCGGCGACCAGGACCTGCTGTTGCGGGCGCTGGACGACGTGGCGCTCGGCGAGCTGGAGGACGCCGCGCGCGAGGGCGAGGAGCCCGAGGGCGGCGAGGCGCTCGGGCCCGCCGAGCAGGCACTGGAGCTGTCGCTCAAACGTCTGAGAGACGCCGGCTGCGAGGCTGTCGGCCAGATCATCGAGGAGCACCCCCTCGACCTGCTCACCTCCGTCGCCGAGCAGACGGACGCCGACGAGGTCATCGTGCTGACCGCGCCCCACCTGGTGGAGGAGTTCTTCCACCGCGACTGGGCCTCCCGCGCCCGCCACAAGGTGGGCGTCCCGGTGCTGAAGCTGTTCGCGCACACGGACTGA
- a CDS encoding pyrimidine reductase family protein, giving the protein MRRLFPSSSAPAPAPEWSLEEIAEEYAYPPLEERAAGASGASGAWLRGNMVASLDGAIHHGGRSQPLSSKADMGIFGVLRALADVVVVGAQTVRQEGYRPAKPRAAFAERRAAAGQPPAPAIAVVSAGLELDFSLPLFTEPVVPTLLVTGVSAPPARLALAREAGAEVVFAGEGAAVDPARVPEALAARGLGRQLTEGGPTLLGGFAAAGVLDELCLSLAPRITVGDAPRITKGPVLPVPDEFTLDGVLEEDGFLFTRYRRYRQSAE; this is encoded by the coding sequence ATGCGACGCCTGTTCCCATCCAGCTCAGCCCCCGCACCGGCGCCCGAGTGGAGCCTTGAGGAGATCGCCGAGGAGTACGCCTACCCGCCCTTGGAGGAGCGTGCCGCGGGCGCCTCGGGTGCCTCCGGAGCGTGGCTGCGCGGCAACATGGTGGCGTCACTGGACGGCGCCATCCACCACGGCGGGCGCTCCCAGCCCCTCTCCTCCAAGGCCGACATGGGGATCTTCGGTGTGCTGCGGGCGCTCGCCGATGTGGTCGTGGTCGGCGCCCAGACCGTACGGCAGGAGGGCTACCGTCCCGCCAAGCCCCGGGCGGCCTTCGCCGAGCGGCGGGCCGCTGCCGGGCAGCCCCCGGCGCCCGCCATCGCCGTGGTGAGCGCCGGTCTGGAGCTGGATTTCTCGCTGCCGCTGTTCACCGAGCCCGTGGTGCCGACCTTGCTGGTGACCGGCGTGAGCGCGCCGCCGGCGCGGCTCGCGCTGGCGAGGGAGGCGGGTGCCGAGGTCGTGTTCGCGGGTGAGGGCGCCGCGGTGGACCCGGCGCGGGTGCCCGAGGCCCTCGCCGCGCGGGGCCTGGGGCGGCAGTTGACGGAGGGGGGCCCGACTCTGCTGGGAGGTTTCGCCGCAGCCGGGGTACTCGACGAGCTATGTCTTTCCCTTGCGCCAAGGATCACCGTCGGCGACGCCCCGCGGATCACCAAGGGGCCGGTCCTCCCGGTGCCCGACGAGTTCACGCTCGACGGGGTCCTGGAGGAGGACGGCTTCCTCTTCACGCGTTACCGTCGCTACCGGCAATCAGCGGAATGA
- the zapE gene encoding cell division protein ZapE: protein MTIVSTTEARVPAPGSGPDSPSHRDGRGEAPVALGAREPLVPADRLVAEMVPPPRFDGVRFSTYIPDPGQPSQTEAVRVLSAFAEGLGGGTGAPRSSRKRWFRREPKAVAPAGPRGVYLDGGYGVGKTHLLASLWHAASAAPERKAFGTFVELTNLVGALGFQQTVRTLSGHQLLCIDEFELDDPGDTVLVSSLLARLVENGVALAATSNTLPGKLGEGRFAAADFLREIQGLSARFRPLRIDGEDYRHRGLPEAPEPYSDDEVTAAARRTPGASLDGFPALLGHLSTVHPSRYGALVDGVEAVCLTDVTPVPDQSTALRLVVLADRLYDREVPVLASGVPFDELFSEEMLRGGYRKKYFRAISRLTALARDGKELVRA from the coding sequence ATGACAATCGTGTCAACCACCGAAGCGCGCGTGCCCGCCCCCGGATCCGGCCCGGACTCCCCCTCACACCGAGACGGCCGAGGCGAGGCCCCCGTGGCGCTCGGTGCCCGCGAGCCGCTGGTTCCCGCGGACCGGCTCGTGGCCGAGATGGTGCCGCCCCCGCGCTTCGACGGCGTGCGCTTCTCCACGTACATACCCGACCCGGGGCAGCCGAGCCAGACCGAGGCGGTACGGGTGCTCAGCGCCTTCGCCGAGGGCCTGGGCGGCGGCACCGGGGCACCCCGGAGCAGCCGGAAGCGATGGTTCCGGCGCGAGCCGAAGGCCGTCGCACCCGCCGGGCCGCGCGGCGTCTACCTGGACGGCGGCTACGGCGTCGGCAAGACCCACCTGCTGGCCTCCCTGTGGCACGCGGCATCGGCGGCCCCCGAGCGCAAGGCGTTCGGCACCTTCGTCGAGCTGACCAACCTCGTGGGCGCCCTCGGCTTCCAGCAGACGGTGCGCACCCTCAGCGGCCACCAGTTGCTGTGCATCGACGAGTTCGAGCTGGACGACCCGGGCGACACGGTGCTCGTCTCCAGCCTGCTGGCACGCCTGGTGGAGAACGGGGTCGCGCTCGCGGCCACCTCCAACACCCTGCCTGGCAAGCTGGGCGAGGGCCGCTTCGCCGCCGCCGACTTCCTGCGCGAGATACAGGGCCTCTCGGCGCGCTTCCGCCCCCTGCGCATCGACGGCGAGGACTACCGGCACCGGGGACTGCCCGAGGCCCCCGAGCCCTACAGCGACGACGAGGTGACCGCCGCGGCGCGGCGCACACCGGGCGCCTCCCTCGACGGCTTCCCCGCGCTCCTCGGCCACCTCTCCACGGTCCATCCGAGCCGCTACGGCGCGCTCGTCGACGGCGTCGAGGCCGTGTGCCTGACGGACGTCACGCCGGTGCCCGACCAGTCGACGGCGCTGCGGCTGGTGGTGCTGGCCGACCGGCTCTACGACCGCGAGGTGCCGGTCCTCGCCTCCGGGGTGCCCTTCGACGAGCTCTTCAGCGAGGAGATGCTCCGGGGCGGATACCGCAAGAAGTACTTCCGGGCCATATCCCGGCTGACCGCCCTCGCTCGGGACGGCAAGGAACTGGTCAGGGCATAA
- a CDS encoding alkaline phosphatase PhoX codes for MTTTRRQALARAGAAGAAVAFSGALSELFAGTAAAQATGGSAGYGPLVPDPDGLLDLPKGFRYKVLSREGDPLPSGEGKVPSNCDGMAAFAASRSHDDRHGKGTTWLVRNHENRMDGRVPVPTVKGLTYDPAAKGGCTVLELDRHNNVLTERVGIAGTSTNCAGGPSLWDTWLTCEETEFKAGEEGHTKDHGYIFEVGFDRRRPTSVEPLTAMGRFQHEAVAFDPHTGVVYETEDAFEKPFGLFYRFLPKKPKGGYGSLHAGGRLEAMRVPGVPDLSAVTETGKTFDGVEWVEVPDPLAKETPVRLQDFGKGGITHAQKLEGVYWGGSCVYFVSSYARSAEGSQGDHFGQIWRYDPKRRSLTLVILFGPGTDLQLPGEEPDNICLAPSGGLMVCEDGAGAQHVFGLTRQGKVYAMARGAQNLGTPEEPEWGEFAGVTFSPDHRTMYVNCYTPGTTFAITGPWHH; via the coding sequence ATGACCACGACACGACGTCAAGCACTGGCGAGAGCCGGCGCCGCGGGGGCGGCCGTCGCCTTCAGCGGCGCGCTCTCCGAACTGTTCGCGGGGACCGCCGCGGCCCAGGCCACCGGCGGCAGCGCCGGCTACGGCCCGCTCGTCCCCGACCCCGACGGCCTGCTCGACCTGCCCAAGGGCTTCCGCTACAAGGTGCTCTCCCGCGAGGGCGACCCGCTCCCCTCCGGCGAGGGCAAGGTACCCAGCAACTGCGACGGTATGGCCGCCTTCGCCGCGTCGCGCTCGCACGACGACCGGCACGGCAAGGGCACCACCTGGCTGGTGCGCAACCACGAGAACCGGATGGACGGGCGGGTCCCCGTACCCACCGTCAAGGGCCTCACCTACGACCCGGCGGCCAAGGGCGGCTGCACCGTCCTGGAGCTGGACCGGCACAACAACGTGCTGACCGAACGCGTCGGCATCGCGGGCACCTCCACCAACTGCGCGGGCGGCCCCAGCCTCTGGGACACCTGGCTGACCTGCGAAGAGACCGAGTTCAAAGCCGGGGAAGAGGGCCATACCAAGGACCACGGCTACATCTTCGAGGTCGGGTTCGACCGCCGCCGCCCCACCTCCGTCGAACCCCTGACCGCGATGGGCCGCTTCCAGCACGAGGCCGTCGCCTTCGACCCGCACACCGGCGTCGTCTACGAGACCGAGGACGCCTTCGAGAAGCCGTTCGGGCTCTTCTACCGCTTCCTGCCCAAGAAGCCCAAGGGCGGCTACGGCTCGCTCCACGCGGGCGGCAGGCTGGAGGCCATGCGGGTGCCGGGCGTGCCCGACCTGTCGGCCGTCACCGAGACGGGCAAGACCTTCGACGGCGTCGAATGGGTCGAGGTCCCCGACCCGCTCGCCAAGGAAACCCCCGTCCGCCTCCAGGACTTCGGCAAGGGCGGCATCACCCACGCCCAGAAGCTGGAGGGGGTCTACTGGGGCGGCTCGTGCGTGTACTTCGTCTCCAGCTACGCGCGCAGCGCGGAGGGCTCGCAGGGCGACCACTTCGGGCAGATCTGGCGCTACGACCCGAAGCGGCGCAGCCTCACGCTGGTCATCCTCTTCGGCCCCGGCACGGACCTCCAGCTTCCCGGTGAGGAGCCGGACAACATCTGCCTCGCCCCCAGCGGCGGCCTGATGGTGTGCGAGGACGGCGCCGGAGCGCAGCACGTCTTCGGGCTCACCCGCCAGGGGAAGGTCTACGCGATGGCCCGCGGCGCGCAGAACCTCGGCACGCCGGAAGAGCCGGAGTGGGGCGAGTTCGCGGGCGTCACCTTCTCCCCCGACCACCGCACGATGTACGTCAACTGCTACACCCCCGGCACGACCTTCGCCATCACCGGCCCCTGGCACCACTGA
- a CDS encoding ABC transporter, translated as MGALVRYQLALLLRSQRWLAPLLLYAGLLSVGVRPGEPLLDSLGLVAALLLPPAAWLVRICVTSEPDAARHCASAAAGPTRAHLAAVAAGGVFAAVLGCAGVGVVVAISAPKTTNGTASVPVAMATVAGLCAVLTCVFAGVAVGTLCNRPLVRSPGRAVSTTLLGTILTLALGASPANAAVTGLVRASSEGTPHAPWFPLLTALALALTTATAAALTTRHRA; from the coding sequence ATGGGTGCGCTCGTGCGCTATCAACTCGCCCTGCTCCTGCGGTCCCAGCGGTGGCTGGCACCGCTGCTGCTGTACGCGGGGCTGCTCTCGGTCGGCGTACGGCCAGGAGAACCGCTGCTCGACTCGCTCGGCCTCGTCGCCGCCCTGCTCCTGCCGCCCGCCGCCTGGCTGGTACGGATCTGTGTGACGAGTGAGCCCGACGCGGCGCGGCACTGCGCGTCGGCCGCGGCGGGGCCCACCCGTGCGCACCTGGCCGCGGTCGCCGCAGGCGGGGTGTTCGCGGCGGTGCTCGGCTGTGCGGGGGTGGGGGTCGTCGTCGCGATCAGCGCCCCGAAGACGACCAACGGCACCGCCTCCGTGCCGGTCGCGATGGCGACCGTCGCGGGGCTGTGCGCGGTGCTCACCTGTGTGTTCGCCGGAGTGGCGGTCGGCACCCTGTGCAACCGGCCGTTGGTGCGGTCGCCCGGCCGGGCCGTCAGCACCACGCTGCTCGGCACCATCCTGACCCTCGCCCTCGGTGCGTCCCCCGCGAACGCGGCCGTCACCGGCCTGGTCCGAGCCTCATCCGAAGGCACCCCCCATGCCCCGTGGTTCCCCCTCCTGACCGCCCTGGCCCTGGCCCTGACAACCGCCACAGCAGCCGCCCTGACGACCCGCCACCGCGCGTAG
- a CDS encoding ABC transporter ATP-binding protein, producing MSWAIRLEGVGRRYGRGGPWVLREVDLELRGGGLLRVEGGNGSGKSTLLRLLAGIDAPSAGRISGRAPARGYVPERFPAALPLTALAYLTHLGRVRGLRSRAAADAGRELLERFDAQEYAHTRLRELSKGSSQKVAVAQGLLGRPGLLLLDEAWTGLDQPARATLDEAVRERVADGGAVVFVDHDPRRLAGEPDASLRIKEGRSASVPGAGDTGSVGNAGNARSARGTVDMGGMGGAGGIALTRIEAEGAPGAGVPGALPDGARGTLHPDGLLSLTVPATESDAALRALLGARPPWHVRSVHPVRGARGQA from the coding sequence ATGAGCTGGGCGATACGACTTGAAGGCGTCGGCCGCCGCTACGGGCGCGGCGGTCCCTGGGTGTTGCGCGAGGTCGATCTGGAGCTGCGCGGCGGCGGACTCCTGCGCGTCGAAGGCGGCAACGGAAGCGGGAAGTCGACTCTGCTGCGGCTGCTCGCGGGCATCGACGCGCCCAGCGCCGGGCGCATCAGCGGCCGGGCGCCAGCACGCGGATATGTGCCGGAGCGCTTTCCCGCCGCGCTGCCGCTGACCGCGCTCGCCTACCTCACGCACCTCGGCCGGGTACGCGGGCTGCGCTCGCGCGCGGCGGCCGACGCCGGACGGGAGCTCCTCGAACGGTTCGACGCCCAGGAGTACGCGCACACGCGACTGCGCGAGCTGTCCAAGGGCAGCAGCCAGAAGGTCGCCGTCGCCCAGGGGCTGCTCGGCCGCCCCGGACTGCTGCTGCTCGACGAGGCGTGGACCGGGCTGGACCAGCCCGCGCGCGCCACCTTGGACGAGGCGGTGCGCGAACGGGTCGCGGACGGCGGCGCCGTCGTCTTCGTCGACCACGACCCCCGGCGCCTCGCGGGCGAGCCGGATGCCTCGCTGCGCATCAAAGAGGGGCGTTCCGCGTCCGTGCCGGGCGCGGGGGACACGGGAAGCGTGGGAAACGCGGGGAACGCCCGGAGCGCGAGGGGCACGGTGGATATGGGAGGTATGGGGGGCGCTGGAGGGATCGCGCTGACGCGTATCGAGGCAGAGGGGGCGCCCGGAGCCGGAGTGCCCGGCGCACTGCCGGATGGTGCGCGGGGCACGTTGCATCCGGACGGACTGCTGTCGCTGACGGTGCCCGCCACGGAGTCCGACGCGGCGCTGCGGGCCCTGCTGGGGGCCCGGCCGCCCTGGCATGTGCGCTCAGTACACCCCGTGCGCGGGGCGAGGGGGCAGGCGTGA
- a CDS encoding peptidyl-tRNA hydrolase, giving the protein MAQPDQYALPLVVRVERGTPPARTDAMETAARAVLSLLADPRTTEETGAWHKRVRLWEERAIRKVVRRARGAEWRRAEPLEGLTVTGASAEVRAFPPVPLDGWPKELARLQVSGTDLTDPEPPGPPAEGVPVLWLNPRLEMSAGKAMAQAAHGAQLAWWRLDGARRAAWHDADFPLAVRPARDDAHWAALVGSGLPVVRDAGFTEIAPGSCTVVAEHPADDADGPGQE; this is encoded by the coding sequence CTGGCACAGCCCGACCAGTACGCGCTGCCGCTGGTGGTCCGCGTCGAACGCGGCACGCCGCCCGCGCGTACGGACGCCATGGAGACGGCCGCCCGCGCCGTGCTGAGCCTGCTCGCCGATCCGCGTACCACCGAGGAGACCGGCGCGTGGCACAAGCGGGTGCGGCTGTGGGAGGAGCGCGCCATCCGGAAGGTCGTACGGCGGGCGCGCGGCGCGGAGTGGCGGCGCGCGGAGCCGTTGGAGGGGCTCACGGTGACGGGCGCCTCGGCGGAGGTCCGGGCCTTCCCGCCGGTGCCGCTGGACGGCTGGCCCAAGGAACTGGCGCGGCTCCAGGTCTCGGGCACCGACCTGACGGACCCGGAGCCTCCGGGTCCGCCCGCCGAAGGTGTTCCCGTCCTGTGGCTGAACCCCCGTCTGGAGATGTCCGCCGGCAAGGCGATGGCCCAAGCCGCACACGGCGCCCAGCTCGCCTGGTGGCGGCTGGACGGCGCCCGTCGCGCGGCCTGGCACGACGCGGACTTCCCCCTCGCGGTGCGCCCCGCACGCGACGACGCACACTGGGCCGCACTGGTCGGCAGCGGGCTGCCGGTCGTACGGGACGCGGGCTTCACGGAGATCGCCCCGGGATCGTGCACGGTCGTCGCCGAACACCCGGCGGACGACGCGGACGGACCGGGGCAGGAGTAG
- a CDS encoding alpha/beta hydrolase encodes MRAAAIHAAIHSTAGALALTLAAAVPAGALSGTPETPGTPAPQAQAQALGPQASPPDSAPQSLGVLTAAAQAAEAGINWTKCPATEHLPQPIECGTVSVPVDYAAPHGDKIALTVSRAKATGEAGQRLGPLVYNPGGPGGNGMSFPLYGKLVGGVWKRLNARYDFVGFAPRGVGRSGPLSCQDPKRFLTSPNVSPRHPSSAFKQKMNKQAAAYAQGCARTQGSRLPHYTTPNNARDLDVLRAALGQRKLNYLGVSYGTYIGSVYATLFPGHVRRLVLDSVVNPSPDSVWYQANLDQNRAFETRWSDWKQWVAQHGATYGLGSTPRQVQRAFDEVRAAVDRKPAGGKVGSKELVAAYLDTGYADSTWAPAASALSRFRKGDPKPLVKMAAPQPASAKGEENGNAVYNAVECQDAPWPRDWERWERDNTASARIAPFNTWENVWMNLPCAYWKTTPSQPLDVRTQPGQLPPVLLVAATRDAATPYEGAVETHRRLPGSSLVTENGAGNHGVTGGNKCADEHVERYLLEGKTPGDQAECPARPAPRPKAKQPVKMKPVSNARASR; translated from the coding sequence GTGCGCGCAGCAGCGATCCACGCAGCGATCCATTCGACAGCCGGCGCCCTGGCCCTCACGCTGGCGGCGGCCGTCCCCGCCGGAGCCCTGTCCGGGACGCCGGAAACGCCAGGAACGCCGGCGCCACAGGCACAGGCACAGGCACTCGGACCGCAGGCGAGCCCTCCCGACAGCGCCCCGCAGTCGCTGGGCGTGCTGACGGCCGCCGCCCAGGCCGCCGAGGCGGGCATCAACTGGACGAAGTGCCCGGCCACCGAGCACCTCCCCCAGCCCATCGAGTGCGGCACCGTCTCCGTACCGGTCGACTACGCCGCGCCGCACGGCGACAAGATCGCCCTCACGGTGAGCAGGGCCAAGGCCACCGGCGAGGCCGGGCAGCGGCTGGGCCCGCTGGTGTACAACCCGGGCGGACCCGGCGGCAACGGGATGAGCTTCCCGCTGTACGGCAAGCTCGTCGGCGGCGTATGGAAGCGCCTCAACGCCCGCTACGACTTCGTGGGCTTCGCGCCGCGCGGCGTCGGCCGCTCGGGACCCCTCTCGTGCCAGGACCCCAAGCGTTTCCTGACGTCGCCGAACGTCTCGCCCCGGCACCCGTCGTCCGCGTTCAAGCAGAAGATGAACAAGCAGGCGGCGGCGTACGCGCAAGGCTGTGCCCGGACCCAGGGCAGCCGGCTGCCGCACTACACGACGCCGAACAACGCCCGCGACCTCGATGTGCTGCGCGCCGCGCTGGGCCAGCGGAAGCTGAACTATCTCGGCGTCTCCTACGGCACCTACATCGGCTCGGTCTACGCCACGCTCTTCCCCGGCCATGTGCGCCGCCTGGTGCTGGACAGCGTCGTCAACCCGTCGCCGGACAGCGTCTGGTACCAGGCGAACCTGGACCAGAACCGCGCGTTCGAGACCCGCTGGAGCGACTGGAAGCAGTGGGTGGCCCAGCACGGGGCGACCTACGGGCTGGGCAGTACGCCACGGCAGGTGCAGCGGGCCTTCGACGAGGTCAGGGCCGCCGTCGACCGCAAGCCGGCGGGCGGCAAGGTGGGGTCCAAGGAGCTGGTGGCCGCCTATCTGGACACCGGGTACGCCGACTCGACCTGGGCACCGGCCGCGAGCGCGCTCTCCCGCTTCCGCAAGGGCGATCCCAAGCCGCTGGTGAAGATGGCGGCGCCGCAGCCGGCGTCGGCGAAGGGCGAGGAGAACGGCAACGCCGTCTACAACGCGGTCGAGTGCCAGGACGCGCCCTGGCCGCGCGACTGGGAGCGCTGGGAGCGGGACAACACCGCGTCTGCGAGGATCGCGCCGTTCAACACCTGGGAAAACGTCTGGATGAACTTGCCGTGCGCCTATTGGAAGACCACGCCCTCCCAGCCGCTGGATGTGCGCACACAGCCGGGCCAGCTGCCGCCGGTGCTGCTGGTGGCCGCGACGCGTGACGCGGCGACGCCGTACGAGGGCGCGGTGGAGACCCACCGGCGGCTGCCGGGCTCGTCCCTGGTGACGGAGAACGGCGCGGGCAACCACGGAGTGACCGGCGGCAACAAGTGCGCCGACGAGCACGTGGAGCGCTATCTGCTGGAGGGCAAGACGCCGGGCGACCAGGCGGAGTGCCCGGCGCGTCCGGCACCCCGCCCGAAAGCGAAGCAGCCCGTCAAGATGAAGCCCGTCTCCAACGCCAGGGCGTCCCGCTAG
- the hemQ gene encoding hydrogen peroxide-dependent heme synthase, whose protein sequence is MTETPQKPANAGKKAKDLNEVIRYTLWSVFRLRDVLPEDRAGYADEVEELFGQLAAKDVVVRGTYDVSGLRADADVMIWWHAEESEALQEAYNRFRRTRLGRALEPVWSNMALHRPAEFNKSHIPAFLADEEPRAYVSVYPFVRSLEWYLLPDEDRRRMLADHGKMARGFPDVRANTVPAFSLGDYEWVLAFEADELHRIVDLMRHLRGSEARRHVREEIPFYTGRRKPLAELVSGLA, encoded by the coding sequence ATGACCGAGACACCGCAGAAGCCCGCCAACGCGGGCAAGAAGGCCAAGGACCTCAACGAGGTCATCCGCTACACGCTGTGGTCGGTCTTCCGGCTGCGCGACGTCCTGCCCGAGGACCGCGCCGGATACGCGGACGAGGTCGAAGAGCTGTTCGGCCAGCTCGCCGCCAAGGACGTGGTGGTGCGCGGCACCTACGACGTCTCCGGGCTGCGCGCCGACGCGGACGTGATGATCTGGTGGCACGCCGAGGAGTCCGAGGCGCTCCAGGAGGCGTACAACCGCTTCCGCCGCACCAGGCTGGGCCGTGCCCTGGAGCCCGTCTGGTCGAACATGGCGCTGCACCGCCCCGCCGAGTTCAACAAGTCGCACATCCCGGCCTTCCTCGCCGACGAGGAGCCGCGCGCCTATGTGAGCGTCTACCCCTTCGTGCGCTCCCTCGAGTGGTACCTGCTGCCCGACGAGGATCGCCGCCGGATGCTCGCCGACCACGGCAAGATGGCCCGCGGCTTCCCCGACGTACGCGCCAACACCGTGCCCGCCTTCTCGCTGGGCGACTACGAGTGGGTGCTCGCCTTCGAGGCCGACGAACTGCACCGCATCGTCGACCTGATGCGGCACCTGCGCGGCTCGGAGGCGCGGCGGCACGTACGCGAGGAGATCCCGTTCTACACCGGCCGCCGCAAGCCGCTCGCCGAGCTGGTCTCCGGGCTGGCCTAG